A section of the Maniola hyperantus chromosome 23, iAphHyp1.2, whole genome shotgun sequence genome encodes:
- the LOC117993128 gene encoding uncharacterized protein isoform X2 produces MILYISLCFILVVLADPLPGKHVPLESYESELEREHALPTSVPNADILKTNSNPTYHKPRPPAHHGAALLAGVGAVPSYAPPGRAFFTPPLPPEYRNPFADKPTLRGTNTDGNSYLNRRPIPPPSLGPGYERIPIRPPGQETSSPQVPAPPPAPPLPPVGLEPQKKKALNTPSYKPDDLDDKHGTDQANFTDFVPNSLNIPTISRILSGSNGRKEDIPDVLLRTVTAKPQHNHEKTSKSDIYVTKDAGVTLSDSNGNRDTSTEGALAVLDPDMNNLDRPLIIDQNGETNTRRNLQYATNKQPDRNDSRRDEYMPATTVGFELSDPEMSTERYHNLANVNSDKKILIIKDDNKNNGPVQRPGVTWPFAWNVHIYSATGMFTLLAVFSIFKIIRYNKFTHLFTQYYFIILHLILVFVCLMRIFYMCYDPYNINNSLPVFISEILLHVPEIFLSIAFACTILFLLTNSINFKTTCCAFLFRSRTIIIGGSLHLLSCVMLHILENSNTIIRTSQGVEKRVLGLTCQIIFILACLTLGLCYLYVYKMLKSVLQKKSHTYIHGFQNLYQAIHINLATALLFVLMATLQIYGIFGINQVNMTKFDWLQWGYQFSLRLIEISVVALISWVISLKVGIVASLQHEKADGQKISGLGLFPCAAGSSNEQFESDYPAICNTNTNLHTYTLRTGKPIYETAGHHPNIPEQCCVGPVDHQRFQLNTLAGNCDTNSGTENYSGHSSIANAGHSSSTESSNATSSQGVTNHLIKHHPNHAYNGIESASDDHYSNCDPAMQSLQGDDPLDHEYNVIQYGSNSDFIRDIKNQNYNAGSNRSSHNFKHMSYDRVSSRTNSNPRKKHRAKNKNVQNCMTMGYDPSMSHHYHQPHIPDEYGNYNAENSSYHATGIQTLNPNRSYEGPCQQIRTSQRRNSPSTSMVNSSGSQKRGKGNGFPDRPKSTDLYGFTEDPNERNYPCALATPQPAPRNCSYEASYSQPQDEINPETGGSMLVAQDGFVRFRPLEDGPSQT; encoded by the exons GCCCCCCGCACACCACGGCGCGGCGCTGCTGGCCGGCGTGGGCGCGGTGCCGTCGTACGCGCCGCCCGGCCGTGCGTTCTTTACGCCGCCGCTGCCGCCCGAGTACCGCAACCCCTTCGCTGATAAGCCGACACTTAGAG GCACTAACACAGATGGGAACAGCTACCTCAACCGGCGGCCTATTCCCCCTCCTTCCCTCGGACCGGGATACGAGAGGATCCCCATCAGACCACCTGGACAG GAAACCTCCTCTCCGCAAGTGCCTGCGCCCCCGCCCGCGCCTCCCCTGCCGCCCGTGGGACTCGAGCCGCAGAAGAAAAAGGCACTCAACACCCCTAGCTATAAG CCTGACGACTTAGACGACAAGCACGGCACAGATCAAGCCAACTTCACGGACTTCGTGCCCAACTCCCTCAACATACCTACAATCTCAAGAATACTCTCCGGCTCCAATGGAAGGAAAGAGGACATACCGGATGTCCTCCTCAGAACTGTCACTGCCAAGCCACAGCACAATCACGAGAAAACCTCAAAAAGTGATATTTACGTTACTAAAGACGCTGGTGTTACTCTCAGTGATTCAAACGGGAATAGAGACACTTCTACTGAAGGTGCCTTAGCAGTGCTGGACCCTGACATGAACAATTTAGATAGGCCTCTTATTATAGATCAAAACGGAGAAACGAACACGAGAAGAAACCTGCAATACGCGACGAATAAACAACCAGACAGAAATGATAGCAGAAGAGATGAATACATGCCAGCGACAACGGTTGGCTTCGAGCTAAGCGATCCAGAAATGTCAACCGAAAGATATCATAATCTAGCGAATGTTAATTCTGATAAAAAAATCCTTATAATCAAAGACGATAACAAAAATAACGGCCCAGTACAAAGACCTGGAGTCACCTGGCCCTTCGCTTGGAACGTTCACATTTATTCAGCTACCGGCATGTTCACACTTCTAGCCGTCTTCTCCATTTTCAAGATCATTCGCTACAATAAGTTCACTCATCTCTTCACGCAGTACTACTTCATCATTCTCCATCTGATCTTAGTGTTCGTCTGCCTCATGAGAATTTTCTACATGTGCTACGATCCATACAATATCAATAATTCTTTACCAGTATTCATCAGCGAGATTCTTCTCCACGTTCCGGAGATATTCCTGAGCATAGCTTTCGCTTGCACGATACTGTTTCTCCTCACGAATAGCATTAATTTTAAGACCACCTGTTGTGCGTTTCTATTTCGTTCTAGAACGATCATAATAGGCGGTAGCTTGCACCTCTTGTCCTGTGTGATGTTGCATATCCTCGAAAATAGTAATACAATTATAAGGACTTCGCAGGGAGTCGAAAAAAGGGTACTAGGTCTAACTTgtcaaattatatttatattggcGTGCCTGACCCTCGGGCTGTGCTACCTCTACGTGTACAAAATGCTCAAATCGGTGTTACAGAAGAAGAGTCACACATATATCCACGGGTTCCAAAACTTGTATCAAGCTATCCACATAAATTTAGCCACGGCGTTGCTATTCGTTCTAATGGCGACACTACAAATTTACGGAATCTTTGGTATCAATCAGGTCAACATGACCAAATTCGACTGGCTGCAATGGGGTTATCAGTTCTCCCTGCGATTAATCGAGATCAGTGTGGTAGCTCTTATTTCCTGGGTGATAAGTCTGAAAGTTGGTATCGTAGCTTCTTTACAACACGAAAAAGCTGACGGGCAAAAAATATCTGGGTTAGGCCTGTTCCCTTGCGCGGCAGGGTCTAGTAATGAACAATTCGAATCGGATTATCCAGCTATTTGTAATACAAATACTAATCTCCACACTTACACCCTAAGAACGGGGAAGCCTATTTACGAAACCGCTGGGCATCACCCCAATATACCGGAACAATGTTGTGTTGGGCCAGTCGATCATCAGAGATTCCAATTAAACACGTTGGCTGGAAACTGTGACACCAACTCCGGAACTGAAAACTATTCTGGGCACAGCTCGATCGCAAATGCTGGCCACAGCAGTTCCACGGAATCCAGTAACGCCACATCGAGCCAAGGTGTGACCAACCATTTGATCAAACATCATCCTAACCACGCGTACAATGGTATCGAATCTGCTTCGGACGACCACTATTCGAATTGCGATCCCGCCATGCAATCCTTGCAAGGCGACGATCCGCTAGACCATGAATACAACGTCATCCAATATGGCAGCAATAGCGACTTCATACGAGACATAAAAAACCAGAACTACAACGCTGGTTCCAATCGAAGTTCGCACAACTTCAAACACATGTCCTACGACAGAGTTTCGTCGAGAACGAATAGCAATCCTAGGAAAAAGCACCGAGCGAAGAACAAGAACGTCCAAAACTGCATGACAATGGGATACGATCCCTCAATGAGTCACCACTACCATCAGCCTCATATACCGGACGAGTACGGCAACTATAATGCCGAGAACTCGTCCTACCACGCAACTGGCATACAGACGTTAAACCCCAACAGAAGTTACGAGGGTCCCTGTCAGCAAATAAGGACTTCGCAGCGCCGTAACTCACCTTCCACTTCGATGGTAAATTCGAGTGGAAGTCAGAAACGTGGTAAGGGAAACGGGTTCCCTGATAGGCCAAAGTCGACGGACTTGTACGGTTTTACCGAGGACCCTAATGAGAGAAACTATCCTTGCGCTTTGGCGACTCCACAACCAGCGCCAAGGAACTGTAGCTACGAGGCGTCCTATTCCCAGCCCCAGGATGAAATCAATCCCGAAACGGGGGGTAGTATGCTAGTTGCGCAGGACGGTTTCGTGAGATTTAGACCTTTGGAAGACGGTCCCTCGCAAACCTGA
- the LOC117993129 gene encoding germ cell nuclear acidic-1 protein-like, producing the protein MDLKQGQSKPQNRNRFLKLSLKKNRVKTDQETKKLNRSSDIMIIDESFDKLILEYQNTVPSKPRIYSTIVINDSLNTTNGDDIVAHKEPSKSGNVSISSIKDITSPIYNSNNRPSIGGWSPGQNILCATPRNKPIPTTPKDVANESLEQCSIKTIQKSHHKLLSDLYGDKWKSIPSLFKTLERKHDNFNGVTKKLHFEDDESDKENIRHVLKKNKELYLTGSDLKNKKGDFSDIERKSKKKLYTEKVPNTPEPPKQKPIKLNKDIKSTSTPELPKQKSVKVNRDVKTTVKKRKDMTVTELVRAMQNDVDSLTKKIQSVTVVTKTDDVVKRLTFIGSLADNVPSWRCHPEALQYHDSYKKLKEQLSRRLYVEFNKVVFDDAMDADMCIIWDTKLRSTAGLTTNRLVKTSKGEQIRTSSIKLSVKVVDAAQRLRDTLIHEMCHAATWLIDGELRAGHGPVWKKWASRALRKFPELGEISRCHDMEIHYKYSYKCTKCGYSIKRHSKSIDITKKCCGYCRGQFEIIVNRKNKDGVVVSTPARKGGPNDFALYVKENYGTLKTGRTHAQVMKMLGEQFSAKKTQKQDNVKIRNTDEIFDDLFSD; encoded by the exons ATGGACTTGAAGCAAGGACAAAGTAAACCACAAAACCGAAACC GCTTTTTAAAACTATCTCTAAAGAAGAACAGAGTGAAAACGGATCAAGAAACGAAGAAACTAAACCGTAGTTCGGATATTATGATTATTGACGAATCATTCGACAAATTGATCTTAGAATATCAAAACACC GTTCCATCCAAACCAAGAATATATTCAACTATTGTCATCAATGACTCGCTGAACACAACAAATGGAGATGACATTGTGGCACATAAAGAACCAAGTAAATCTGGGAAT gtatcTATATCTTCCATAAAAGATATAACATCACCTATCTACAATAGCAACAACAGACCCAGTATAGGAGGTTGGTCACCCGGTCAGAACATACTATGTGCAACACCAAGAAACAAACCCATACCAACCACACCAAAAGATGTAGCCAACGAATCGTTAGAACAATGCTCCATAAAAACTATACAAAAATCGCATCATAAACTGCTGAGTGATCTATACGGAGATAAATGGAAATCTATTCCGTCGTTATTTAAAACTCTTGAACGGAAACATGACAACTTTAACGGAGTAACCAAAAAGTTACATTTTGAAGACGATGAAAGTGATAAGGAGAATATTAGACacgttttgaaaaaaaataaggaGTTGTATTTGACTGGGTCtgatttgaaaaacaaaaaag GTGATTTCAGCGACATAGAAAGGAAATCCAAAAAGAAATTGTACACTGAAAAAGTTCCCAATACGCCAGAGCCGCCTAAACAAAAACCGATAAAACTCAATAAAGACATAAAATCGACAAGTACCCCAGAATTGCCCAAACAAAAATCGGTAAAAGTCAATAGGGACGTGAAAACAACGGTAAAAAAACGTAAAGATATGACTGTCACGGAACTAGTGAGGGCCATGCAGAATGATGTTGATAGCTTAACGAAGAAAATTCAAAGTGTTACAGTTGTAACAAAGACTGATGATGTTGTTAAAAGGCTTACTTTCATTGGATCGTTGGCTG acaaTGTCCCTTCCTGGCGTTGCCACCCTGAAGCGTTGCAATACCACGATAGCTACAAAAAACTAAAAGAACAGCTGTCGAGGCGACTGTACGTCGAATTCAATAAGGTGGTCTTTGACGATGCGATGGATGCTGATATGTGTATCATATGGGATACAAAACTTAGAAGTACTGCTGG tttAACAACAAATCGTCTAGTAAAAACCTCGAAAGGCGAACAAATCAGGACGTCGAGTATAAAGCTATCGGTCAAAGTGGTGGACGCGGCGCAGAGGCTACGTGACACGCTCATACATGAAATGTGTCACGCTGCCACTTGGCTCATAGATGGTGAGCTGAGGGCGGGACACGGCCCTGTATGGAAGAAATG GGCATCCAGAGCGCTCCGCAAGTTTCCCGAGCTAGGCGAGATATCCCGATGCCATGATATGGAGATACATTACAAGTATAGCTACAAGTGTACCAAGTGTGGATACAG TATAAAACGCCACTCAAAATCGATAGACATCACGAAAAAGTGTTGTGGCTACTGCCGTGGACAGTTCGAGATCATTGTCAATAGGAAAAACAAAGATGGCGTCGTGGTCTCCACGCCCGCTCGGAAGGGAGGCCCCAACGATTTTGCACTGTACGTGAAAGagaactacggaaccctaaagaccGGCAGAACCCACGCCCAAGTAATGAAAATGCTGGGCGAACAGTTCTCGGCCAAGAAAACCCAAAAGCAAGATAATGTTAAGATAAGAAATACTGATGAAATTTTTGATGATTTATTTAGTGATTGA
- the LOC138403989 gene encoding uncharacterized protein, with translation MPDDKKNTGTYKKCINCSLRLLFVPKIMLNDLNESLLEILKAWISPTTITVDDCICMECYHVLNQAVGQTDPQNKPLRGHRSVCYGCGASTLRTRTSLLKYPERSIVMEWTFPHLVNKLERVCPACRLAARRIAIKNGLLDRPIVKKTGLHDEKEMSSEPEFEIKQEFIQEFRSESPCTDTELTNECTISQTENDFTARIASQVKNTSHSFVFCPNSANIDTEGKNESPLNPQTENAPYTITTSEESFFNSDIDENESISRITPQQFDSNSFDSDTESENEYVDDLFIPQAENVPVVARSTSQELDSISQHSDTELKNEYIAPPIPQAESDPQVARIASQELLSNSHENVSLARIDSQEFNSNFLHSDTELKNRYRAPLIPQAENNPAVVRIKLQKFISSQNGIKMVPLTKMAAQGLSASKNAIKVGPFARFTLQESNSSSQNRIKIVPVGRIPSQEFNSSSQSGIKIVAKASTQEFNSNSPYAEKNVPTARINKVYTECSSLPRTENSTVERIISSQNGIKIVPVDRIPSQEFNSSSQSGIKIVAKARTQEFNSNSPYAVNVPIARVNKVYAGCSSLPQTENSTVGRVISKRYKRVADTYNRCIFTNCAKEDCFNVPVSLKKTLLSQYKVYIPLSARMCSYHLNYGVWGDLIATNSDFTGQQMDDMMNIMQCG, from the exons ATGCCCGATGATAAAAAAAACACTGGTACCTACAAAAAGTGTATCAATTGTTCACTGAGGTTATTGTTCGTTCCAAAGATTATGTTAAACGACTTAAATGAATCTTTATTAGAAATTTTAAAGGCTTGGATATCACCTACGACG ATAACTGTAGATGATTGCATATGCATGGAATGCTATCATGTACTCAATCAAGCTGTAGGGCAAACAGATCCACAGAACAAACCATTGCGAGGGCACAGAAGTGTCTGTTATGGCTGTGGTGCATCAACATTGAGAACCAGAACTTCACTTCTAAAATATCCTGAACGAAGTATAGTTATGGAATGGACATTTCCACATCTG GTTAACAAACTAGAAAGAGTATGCCCTGCTTGCCGGTTGGCTGCTAGGCGAATAGCGATAAAAAACGGCCTACTTGATAGGCCAATAGTGAAAAAAACTGGCCTACATGATGAAAAAGAGATGTCATCTGAACCCGAGTTTGAAATAAAACAAGAATTCATACAAGAGTTTCGCTCAGAGTCTCCATGTACAGATACTGAATTGACAAATGAATGTACAATTTCACAAACGGAAAATGATTTTACGGCAAGAATTGCCTCACAAGTGAAAAATACATCACATTCATTTGTATTCTGCCCAAATTCTGCAAATATTGACACTGAAGGGAAAAATGAATCTCCATTGAATCCACAGACAGAAAATGCCCCTTATACAATAACTACCTCAGAAGAATCCTTTTTTAACTCTGATATAGATGAAAATGAATCTATTTCAAGAATCACCCCACAACAATTTGATTCAAACTCTTTTGATTCTGACACTGAATCCGAAAATGAATATGTAGATGATCTATTTATACCACAAGCTGAAAATGTTCCTGTAGTAGCAAGAAGTACCTCACAAGAATTGGATTCAATCTCTCAACATTCAGATACTGAATTGAAAAATGAATATATAGCTCCACCAATACCTCAGGCTGAAAGTGATCCTCAAGTTGCAAGAATTGCCTCACAAGAATTACTCTCAAATTCTCATGAAAATGTTTCTCTTGCAAGAATTGACTCTCAGGAATTCAATTCAAACTTTCTGCACTCAGACACtgaattgaaaaatagatatagAGCACCACTAATACCACAAGCTGAAAACAATCCTGCAGTTGTAAGAATCAAGTTACAAAAATTCATTTCCTCTCAAAATGGAATTAAAATGGTTCCTCTTACAAAAATGGCCGCACAAGGTCTCTCTGCCTCTAAAAATGCAATTAAAGTTGGTCCTTTTGCTAGGTTTACCTTACAAGAATCAAATTCCTCATCACAAAATAGAATTAAAATTGTTCCTGTTGGTAGAATTCCCTCACAAGAATTCAATTCATCCTCTCAAAGTGGAATTAAAATTGTTGCCAAAGCAAGTACACAAGAATTCAATTCAAACTCTCCATATGCAGAGAAAAATGTTCCAACTGCAAGAATAAACAAAGTATATACAGAATGTTCATCATTACCACGGACTGAAAATTCTACAGTTGAAAGAATTATCTCATCACAAAATGGAATTAAAATTGTTCCTGTTGATAGAATTCCCTCACAAGAATTCAATTCATCCTCTCAAAGTGGAATCAAAATTGTCGCCAAAGCAAGAACACAAGAATTCAATTCAAACTCTCCTTACGCAGTAAATGTTCCAATTGCAAGAGTGAACAAAGTATATGCAGGATGTTCATCATTACCACAGACTGAAAATTCTACAGTTGGAAGAGTCATCTCAAAAAGATACAAAAGAGTTGCAGATACTTACAATCGGTGTATATTTACGAATTGTGCAAAGGAGGACTGTTTCAATGTGCCAGTGTccctaaaaaaaactttactgtCACAGTACAAAGTTTACATACCGTTGAGTGCACGGATGTGTTCTTATCATTTAAACTATGGGGTCTGGGGCGATCTGATAGCAACGAATAGTGATTTTACTGGCCAGCAAATGGATGATATGATGAATATAATGCAGTGCGGGTGA